CAGCGCCCGACCCCAGGTCGCGAGCAGGGCGAGCAGGGCGAGCACCGGAGCATAAACGGTCCATTGCAGGGCGTTCCGGCGCAAACGATCACTCATGGCCACGAGCTTGCCACAGCGGGTCCGTCGCATCCGGCAGGGCGACACCGGGTCGCCCGGCGGAGTCGGCAGCGCAACTCAACAGGAAAACTCAACAGGTAAACTTGCTATCAGAAGCGCAGATCCTTAGGTTGGAACCATGCCACTGATCGACTCCGGGCCCGAGGCCGCCGAACCGGCCCCGGCGTCCGACCCCACCGGCGCGGACCGCGTCGATCACGCCGACGAGAGCGTGCCAGGCGACACCGCCGCCCTCGCGTCGGAGCTGCACACCGTGCTCGGGCTGCTGGTCCGGCGCACCCGCGCGGCCTCGGGCGAGAGCGAGCTGACCCCCTCCCAGCGCTCCGTCGCGGCCCGGCTGCTCAGGGACGGCCCCACCACGACCGCCGACCTGGCCCGGGCGGAGCTGGTGCGCCCGCAGTCGATGCGGATGACCGTCTCCGCCCTGGAGGAGCGCGGGCTGATCCGGCGCACCCCGCACCCGACCGACGGCCGCCAGGTGCTGGTGGAGCTGTCGGAGGCGGGCCGGGTCACGATCACCGGCATACTCCGGGCCAAGCAGGACTGGCTGACCGAGGCGCTGGACGGCGCCCTGGACGCGGACCAGCGGGCGGTGCTCGCCGCCGCGCTGCCGGTCCTGCGCACACTCGCGGGCGCGGAGGCATGACCGCCCCGGCAGGCGTGGTCTCCGGCCGCCTCGGGCAGACGGACGGACGCAGGCCGTTCGCGGCGTCGATGATGTCTCCGCTGCTGCTCGGCGTGGCCCTCAACCCGGTCAACACCACGATGATCGCGACCACGCTCGTCGCGATAGGCGGCGCGTTCGGCGTGGGCGCGGCGCAGACGGCGTGGCTGGTCGCCGTCCTCTACCTGGCCAGTGCCGTGGGCCAGCCGACCATGGGCCGCCTGGCGGACCTCGTCGGTCCGCGGAAGGTGTTCCTGACCGGCCTCTGCGTGGTCGTGGTGGCGGGCGCCGTCGGCGCGTTCGCCCCGGCCTTCGGCTGGCTGATCGCCTCGCGCGTGCTGCTCGGCGTCGGCACCTCGGCGGCCTATCCGGCGGCGATGGCCATGCTGCGCGCCGAGACCCGGCGCACCGGCGTCGAGGCGCCGCGCCCGGTCCTCGGCCGCCTCTCCCTCGCCTCGCTGGCCAGCGCCGCCGTCGGCCCGGTGCTCGGCGGCGCGCTCGCGGCGACGCTGGGCTGGCGGGCGGTGTTCGCGGTCAACATCCCGGTGGCCCTGGTGGCGCTGCTGCTCGCGCTGCGCTGGGTGCCGGCCGACGAACCGCGCCCGGCTCGGGGCGCCTCGGCTCGCGGCGCCTCGGCTCCGACGGACGGGCTGCGTTCGCAGATCGACCCGCCGGGTCTGGTCCTGTTCGCGGCGACGATCGCCACGACGATGCTCTTCCTGATGCGGCTCACCCACCCGCAGTTGCTGCTGCTCGCGCTCGCCCTGCTGCTGGGCGCGGCGCTGGTGCGCTGGGAGCTGCGGGCCGCCCACCCCTTCCTGGACCTGCGCCTGCTCGGCCGTAACCCGGGGCTCACCCGAAGTTTCGTCCGCAGCGGGCTCACCTACCTGGTGCTGTACTGCATGCTCTACGGCTTCTCGCAGTGGCTGGAGCAGGCCCACGGCTTCAACGCCTTCCACGCCGGCCTGATCGCCCTGCCGATGTCCGGCACCGCCGCCGTCTTCGCGCTGCTCGGCGCGCGCACCAGGACGCTGCGGGCGCCGTTGGTGGCACTGACCGGACTGCTGCTGGCCGGCTCGGTCCTGCTGCTGGTCATCGGCGACGGCTCGCCGGTCGCCCTGCTGGTCCTGGCCAGCGCGCTCTTCGGCGTAGGCCAGGGACTGGCGTCCAGTTGCAACCAGGCCGCCGTCTACGCGCAGGCCCCCGCCGACGTCATCGGTTCGGCGGCCGGGCTGCAGCGCACCTCGATCTATCTGGGCGCGATCCTCTCCTCCTCCGTCATCGCCATGCTCTACGGCAGCCGCGCGACGCAGGCGGGGCTGCACGGCGTCGCCCTGGTGATGTGCGCGCTCAGCGCGGTCCTGATTCTCTTCACCGCGCTCGACCGCGCGCTGCGCCCGCGCCCCTGATCTTCCGCTCCCTTTCCCACTCCCTCTCGCTGAAGCACGAAAGGCTCCCGATGAACGCCACCGTCCTCGACCCGAACAGCGCGCTGATCCTGATCGACCTGCAGAAGGGCATCTCCGCGTTCGCCGCGGAGCACGGCGGCGCCGAGGTGATCGCCAACTCCGAGCGCCTCGCCTCCGCGTTCCGCGCCCGCGGACTGCCGGTGGTGCTGGTCAACGTCACCGGCGGCGCGCTCGGCCGCACCTCGATGCCGCGCCCGCAGGGCGAGCGCCCGGCCGACTGGGCCGAGCTGGTGATCCCGGCCCAGTCCGGCGACATCACCGTCACCAAGCAGACCTGGGGCGCGTTCCACAACACCGCGCTCGACGCGGAACTGCGCGGGCGCGGAGTGACGCAGGTCGTCGTGGCGGGCATCGCGACCAGCATGGGCGTCGAGTCCACCGCCCGTGCCGCGCACGAGCACGGCTACCACGTCACCGTCGCCTCCGACGCGGTGACCGACCCCGACCGCGTCTCCCACGAGCACAGCCTGACCCGCGTCTTCCCCAAGCTGGGCGAGACCGGCACGACCGACGAACTCATCAAGCTCCTGGGCTGACCCCGGTAGGCGCCCCGCCAGGGGCGCGAGGAACTGCGCGGGCGGCCACGGCCCTGTGGCGGGGCGATCAGCGCCGGCCCCAGGTCCTCACGCCCCATTGCCGACGCTGTCCGAGCCACCGGCGAAGCCGCCCCTCAGGGGCGCGAGGAACGGCGCGGGCAACCGTCGACCCACCCGGGCCGACCCGCCCGCGGCCGGCCTCTCGCGCCCCCGCTCGTCGCCTCAGCCCCGTCCCAGGTACGGCATGCCCGTCGCCATGATGGTCATGAACGGCACGTTCACCTCGAGCGGCAGCGAGGCGATGTGCACCACCGTCGAGGCCACGTGCGCGGCGTCCATCACCGGCTCGACGGCGATGCGGCCGTCCGCCTGCAGGATGCCCTGCGTCATCCGCTCCGTCATCTCCGTGGCGGCGTTGCCGATGTCGATCTGGCCGACCGCGATCCGGTGCGCGCGGCCCTCCAGGCCGAGCGACTTGGTCAAGCCGGTCATGGCGTGCTTGGTCGCCGAGTAGGCGACGCTGTTCGGGCGCGGCACGTGCGCGGAGATCGAGCCGTTGTTGATGATGCGGCCGCCGCCCGGCTGCTGGTCGCGCATCAGCGCGAAGGCGGCCTGGGCGACCAGGAAGGCGCCGGTCAGATTGACGTCCACGACGGAGCGCCACGCCGCGGCCGGCAGCTCCGCGGCGGGAGCGGGCGTGCCGAACGCGCCCGCGTTGTTGAAGAGCAGGTCCAGGCGCCCGTAGCGGGCCCGGAGCGCGCCGAAGAGGTCGGTCACCGCCTTCTCGTCGGTCACGTCGGCCGGGACCACCCACGCCTCGGCGATCTCGGCCGCGGTCTCCTTGAGCGCGTCCTCGCGGCGGCCGGTGAGCACGACGGTCCAGCCCGCTCGGCCGAGCGCCCGCGCGGTGATCCGGCCGATGCCCGATCCCGCTCCCGTCACCAGCGCGATCCGCCCCGGCGTTGCTTCCGTCTCCTGCGACTGCCACTGCGACATGCGTCTCCTCCCGTTGATCACAACTTACCGCGCGGCGGCTTCCGCGGCTTCGTGACCTTCGCGTGGCGGGGCGACGGCCGAGACCGTAGGCTGTGCGGGCCTCGAACGGTGATGCGTCATCAGTCGCCGTCACCACCCCCGCACCGGGAGCCACCGCCGCCATGCCGCTCGCGTCCCACGGCCGCCACGCCAAGCCCCGCACCCCCGTCCTGCGGTCCGCGGCGGCGACCGCCGCGCTCGGCACGGCCGCGGCCGCGGTCTCGGTGCTCGGCTCGGGCACCGCGCAGGCGGCGCCGGCGGGCCACTCGAACGTCGCGATGCTCGGCTCGACCGGTCCGGCCTTCCACGCGCCGACGCGGGTCGGATCGGCGCAGCAGGTCATCACCGTGCAGTCGAACGGCAGCTACGCCACCGTCACCGCCTGGCAGATCGGCGCCACCGGCTGGCAGCAGGTCGTCTCGACGACCGCGGGCAGGGTCGGCGCGAACGGGGTCACCAACGGTCTGACCCGGACTCAGGGCACCAACACCACCCCGACGGGCACCTTCACCATCACCCAGGGCTTCGGCGTCGCCCCGAACCCGGGCACCCGGATGCCGTACCACCAGGTGACCGCACACGACTGGTGGGTGGAGGATCCGACGTCGGCCTACTACAACCAGATGCGCACCGACACCCAGGGCGGCTTCCACCTGACCGAGGCCGGGGACGACGGCAGCGAGCACCTGATCAACTACCCGACGCAGTACCACAACGCGCTGGTGATCAACTTCAATATGGATCCCGCCGTGCAGGGCCGGGGCGCGGGCATCTTCCTGCACGACCTCAGCTCCTCCGCCGGACCGACGGCCGGCTGCGTGGCCGTGCCGGCGAGCGTGCTCACCAAGATCATGACCTGGATCGACCCCGCCGCGCACCCCGTCATCGTGATCAGCTGACGCTCACGCGGCCCGGCTCACAGGCCCGGTCAACGGCCGGGCTCACCGGCCGGGCGCCGCCGTCGGCGGCGCGTCCAGGACGCGGAAGCGGATGCCGGCCGCGACCAGACGGTCGATCAGCGCCGTGCCGCAGGCCGCCGCCGTGGTGAGCTGGCCGGCGGTCTCGGGAAGCTCGTCGTGGGCGAGGCAGAGCGCGGTCTCGACCAGCATCTTCGCGGTCTCGCCGTAGCCGGGGTCGCCGCCCGAGACCTCGGTGTGGATCCTCACTCCGCCGCTCTCGCCGACGAACCTGACGGTGAACCAGCTCTTGGCCCTGGTCGCCGCGTCGGGTCCCGCGCCGGAGGGACGCAGCCTGGTGATCCCCCGGCGCACCGGCGGCACCTGCGCGCCCAGCGCGACGCCGACCACGCCGAGCAGCCCGCCCACCATGATCGGCAACCGCTTGACGGCGGCGTAGTGGCCGTAGCTGAAGTCGGGGCCGTACTCCGGCAGCGCGGCCGCCGAGCGCAGCACGACCTGCGGGTCGATCGTGGGCATCGGCACGACCCAGGCGTGCGCGTCCTTCGACCAGCGCGGACCGGACATCCGCCCGCCGACCTTCCGTCCGGCGGGACGCTCCTCGACCGCGCGCCGGGCACTGGCGGCCCGGCCCATCTGCCGGGGACGGGAGAACGCGAGCAGCGCCGAGGCCAGGGTCCCGCCGGAGATCGTCCCGCCCGCGCGCACGAAGCCCTGGACGGCGACCGGCCCGTCCAGCTTCCCCTGACGCCTGGCCAACTCCGTGACGGTGTACAGCGCCCCCAGGTCGTGCGGCACCGAGTCGAAGCCGCAGGCGTGCAGCATCCTCGCGCCGCTGGCGACCGCGGTGGCGTGGTGCCGGGCGTACATCAGGTCGACGAACTCGGGCTCCCCGGTGAGGTCGACGTAGTCCGTCCCGGCCGCCGCGCACGCGGCGACCAGCGGCTCCCCGTGCTCCAGATACGGCCCCACGGTCGTCACCACGACCCGCGCCGACCCGGCCACCTCTCCGAGCGCCTTCGCGTCCGCACTGTCGGCCACCAGCAGCGGCAGCTCGGGCAGCCCCAACCGCTCCCGCAGCGCCTCCAGCTTGACCCTGCTCCGCCCGGCGACGGCCCACCGGCACCCCTGCGGCGCGTTCCGCGCAAGATACTCGGCGGCCAGCCCCCCGGTGAACCCGGTGGCCCCGAACAGGACGATGTCGTACGCACGCTCAGCCTGACGCTCCATGCGGCGCACTCTAGCGCTACTGGACGGTAGCCGGGCAGGTCCGCGTCAGACCGGCCGGGTCCGCGGGCGCCCCCAGCGCAGGGTGAGGGGCAGGAGGGCGAAGCCGATCGCCGCCGCCAGGAGGTGGCCGAGGGTGGTGAAGTCCGGTAGCGGACCGGTCATTTCGAGGCCGCCCAGCGGCCAGCACAGGACGAGGAGGGCCCAGGGCGGTCGGGCGCGGCGGGGCAGGAGGGAGGTGCCGGCCGCCATCACGGTCTGGGCACCGTAGCTGATGCCGTAGTCGAGGCTGTGGCGCACGCTCGCGGGATACCAGCCCTGCCGCACGGCGAGGACGATGACGGCGGCGGTGAGCAGGGTCGCCCCGACGTGGCCGGCGAGGAAGACGGCGAAGGCGCGCAGGCTCCCCCAGCGGCGCTCGGCCCAGGCGAGGAAGCAGCAGACGCCGATGCCGAGGGTGATGAAGGTGGCGGCGAAGGAGCGGGACGTCAGGTCGGTGAGCGTGCCGTCGAAGAAGAGGGCGCTGCCGAGCAGCGCGCGGACCGGGTGGTCGGCGAGGTTGTCGGTGTTGGTGCTGACGTAGCGCAGCACGGCGGCGGCGCGGGCGGGCGGGAGGCCGTAGAGGATCCAGGCGTGGGTGAGCAGCAGCACGCAGACGTAGCCGAGGGTGAACGGCGAGCGACGCAGCAGCGCCCACAGTGCGAGCGGCGGCGCGGGCTCGCGGGAAGCCGTCACCGCGTCCCGTCCGCGAGGGCGAGTCGGGCCTCCAGGCCGTCCAGGATCGCGCGCAGGCCGAAGGCGAAGCTGTCGTCGGGAGCCTCGGCGTAGCCCGTCGCCGCCGCGGTCTCCAGGCGGGCGCGCAGGCGCGGGAACCGGGAGGCGACCTCGGTGGCGCGGGCCATGCCCTCGGCGAGCGAGCCGCCCTCGGGCTCGCCCTCCAGGCCGCGTTCCAGCGAGGCCGCGGCCGCCGGGCCGAGCGCGTTGCCGAGCACGTAGGTGAAGACGGCGGCGGCGGCCCGGTCGGCCTCCTGGCCGACGAAGCCGGCGGCCTCGTGGACGGCGAGGCTGCGGTCGTCGTAGCCGGCCTTGCCGGGCCCGAACATCAGGTAGGCGCCGAAGGCCTGCACCAGCCAGGGGTGTCGCACCAGGGTCGCGTGCAGGTCGGCGGCCATCGCGGTGGCCGCCGCGCGCCAGGGGACGGCCTCGGGGTCGGGCAGCGGGATCGCGCTCCACACCTGGTCGCCCGCGAGGGAGATGAGGTCGGCCTTGCTGCCCACGTGCCAGTAGACCGCGGTCGCCGCGGAGCCGAGGCGCTTGCCGAGCGCCCGCATGTTCAGGCCCTCGAGACCCTCCTCGTCCAGGAGCCGCACGGCGGCGTCGACGATCTGTTCGCGGGTCAGCGTGGAGCGGGGCATGCGGTCACTGTAGTGCGCGGATCAAGACTTTCACAATGTTCAAGAAAGGGACTTGCACAGTGTTCAAGTCCACGGCTACGGTCTGCTTGAACACAGTGCAAGTACCTGCCCGACAGTCCGAAGGGGAACCGAAATGGCAGAGCACGACGACCGGTTGGCCGCCTTCGTCCGCGAGGCCGCCGAGAGGTTCGGCATCCCGGGCGTCGCCGTGGGCGTCTGGGCCGACGGCAGCGAACGGCACGCCTGCCACGGCGTCACCAGCCTGGAGAACCCGCTGCCGGTCACACCGCGGACGCTGTTCGTGCTGGGCTCGGTCACCAAGACCCTGACCGCGACGGCGCTGGTGCGGCTGGCCGAGCAGGGCCGGGTGGAGCTCGACGCGCCGGTACGCCGCTATGTGCCGGACCTGGTCCTCCAGGACGAGTCGGCCGCCGCGAGGATCACCGTGCGGAACCTGCTCAACCACACCGCGGGACTGGACTGGAACCTCATCACCGACACCGGCGAGGGCGACGACGCGCTGGCCGGGTTCGTGGCCGCGATGGCCGAACTGCCGCTGATCGCCGAGCCCGGGGCCCGCGCCTCCTACAGCCAGGCGGGCTTCAACCTGGCCGGCCGGGTCGTCGAGCGCGTCACCGGGCAGACCTACGAGGCGGCGATCGCCTCCCTGCTCCTGGAACCGCTCGGGATGGACGAGAGCTTCTTCGCTCCGGCCGACGTGCTGACCCGCCGCTTCGCGGTCGGCCACAACCCGGACGAGGCGGGGGAACTGACGGTCGGCCGGCTCTGGCGTGGCGTCAGGGGCAACAACCCCGGCGGCGGCCTGGTCTCCTGCGTCGCCGACCAACTGCGCTGGGCCAGGTTCCAGCTCGGCGACGGCCGCACGGCATCCGGCGCACCGCTGCTGCCGACCGAGGCGCTGCACCGGATGCGCGAGGCCACCGTCGCCCTGCGCGGCAGCACGCTCGGCGACGCGATCGGCCTCGGCTGGTTCCTGCGCGAGGTCGACGGCGTCCGGACGGTGGGCCACGGCGGCTCGGCGAACGGCCAGTTCGCGGAGCTGCTCACCGTTCCCGAGCGGGACTTCGCGGTCGTGACGATGGCCAACGCGGGCCCCAACGGCCTGCTGTTCAACCAGGCGGTCGTCCGCTGGGCCCTGGAGAACCACCTGGGCGTCGTCGACCGCGACCCCGAGCCGCTCCCCTACGACGCGTCCCGCGCAGGCGAGGCGGTCGGGACCTACGCGATCGACGCCATGCTGCTGACCATCGCGACCGACGGCGCGTCCCTGACCATGGACGTCGGCATCCGCCCGGAGATCCGCGCGGCCGCCGACACCGAACTCCCCGCGGACTACCTGGGCGCCGCCCTCGGGCTGCTCCCCGGCGACGGCGACGACTACCTGGTCACCTCCGGCGGCCTCCAGGGCCAGCGCGGCTTCTTCACCCGCGACGCCTCCGGCGCGATCACCGGCGTCGACCTGGCCGGCCGCCTCTTCACCCGGGTGACGCCGGCATGACCCCGCACAGACAGCTGTGGCCCCCGGTCGAAAACCGGGGGCCACAATCCGGACCAACTCTGTGCGCGAGGGGGGACTTGAACCCCCACGCCCCGAAGGGCACTAGCACCTCAAGCTAGCGCGTCTGCCATTCCGCCACCCGCGCAGGTGACCAACGCGGTGACCCGCGCTGACGTGGTCAACAATACCAAGAAAACAGAGTGCTCCCGACCGCCCCCCGGCGCGATCGGAAGTGATCCATTCCGCTCTCAGGCGATGACCGAACGTGTAAAAGCGGTCACTTTGCGCTCTCATGCCGCCGCCTGGGTAGCACGAGGCTGTGATAGGACGACCTGTCTGCCCAGAAGACCTCTACCTCAGCACTCCAGCGACCCGAGGATGGCGGAACGAAACATGCATGTCCGCGGAGACCAGCCCGGCGAAGCGCCGCTCGGCACAGGAACGGTTCCGGCCGCAGGCGCCGGGCCAGGCGTGGCCGGGCCGCCGGTGCCCGGGGTCGAGGGGGTGTGGCGGTTCGCCGCACCCGCCGTGGACGTGACCGTGTCGCACGCGCGGCACGCGGTCAGGGACCTGCTGCTCGCGCAGGGCGTGGCCGGCCCCGTCTACGAGGAACTGCTGGACGGCATCCTGCTGATCGTCTCCGAGCTGGTGACCAACTCGGTCCGGCACGCCGCGCTGCTCTCCCCCGAGCTCGTCGTGGAGATCGTGCTGTCGGCCGGCTGGGTGCGGCTGTCCGTCGAGGACAGCCACCCCTACCGCCCCAAGGCGCTCTCCGAGGACTTCAACCGGCTCGGCGGGCGCGGGCTGCTGCTGGTCAAGGCGATCACCGCCGAGGCCGGGGGCGCGTGCGACGTGGACCGGACCTCCGGCGGGGGCAAGGTCGTCTGGGTGGAACTGCCGCTGCCGCGCCCCCGCACGGGTCGGTGAGGGTTCACCTGGCTCACCCGGCTCACACCACCGCGCGCCACCAGTGGTCGAGCTTCGGGGGCGCGGCGGCGAGGACCCGCTCCCCCGGGCGCGGGACCGCCAGCCGCACACCCGCGGCGTCCGCGGCCTCGCAGAGCCGCTCCACCGGCTCCGACCAGTCGTGCAGGCCGAGCACGAAGGTGCACCAGTGCACCGGCACGAGCAGTTCGCCGCGCACGTCCAGGTGGGTGCGCAGGCCCTCCTCGGGCGTCATGTGGATGTCGGGCCAGTGGTCGCTGTAGGCGCCGATCTGGATCAGCGTCAGGTCGAACGGGCCGTACTGCTCGCCGGTGCGGGCGAAGCCGTCGAAGTAGCCGGAGTCACCGCTGTAGAAGACCTTCCTCTCCTGCCCGAGGATCGCCCACGAGCTCCACAGCGTCCCGTTGTTCGAGAAGCCGCGGCCGGAGAAGTGGTACGCGGAGGTGCACACCAGCCGCAGGCCACCGACCTCGGCGGTCTCGTCCCAGTCCAGCTCGATGATGCGGGACAGCGGCACGCCCCAGCGCTCCAGGTGCGCGCCCACGCCCAGCGGGACGACGAAGGGCGCGTTCTGCAGCCGGGACAGCGCCATGATGGTGTGCATGTCCAGGTGGTCGTAGTGGTCGTGGGAGATCAGCACGGCGTCGACGTCGGGCAGACGCTCCAGCTCGACCGGCGGGTTGTGCAGACGGCGCGGTCCCGCCGACTGCGAGGGCGAACAGCGCTCGCTCCAGACCGGGTCCAGCAGCACCCGCTGCCCCTCGATCTCCACCAGCGCGCTGGAGTGGCCGAACCAGGTCACCGCGATGTCCTCGGCGGCCGTCTGCGCGATGTCGCGGACGAGCGGGACCGGGCGGGAGGGCTTGCGCTGCTGCTTGCCGAAGAGCATCTCCCTGGCCACGCCGCGGGCGTCGGGACGGGCCATGTCGCCGGACCGGTCGGGGCCGGGCGGGTTGTGGAAGACGCCGTCGCGGTAGCGGGGCGACTCGGCCAGCCGCAGGCCGCGGCCGCCCTTCTTCGGGTCGCCGCCGAAGGCGACCGGGATCTCACGCGCCGCCCAGGCCAGGGCCGCCGCGCCCGCCGCGCCGACCCCCGTGGCGATCTTCCCTGCCCGGTTCAGTCCCATGCCTGGCTCTCTCCTTGTTCGCGCCTGTTCGCGCCCGCTCCGTGCCCGTGCACGACTCGTGCACGCTGCGTGCCGTCCCCCCATCACTTCCCGGGGAGCCGCACCACGACCCCCGCTGAAGCGGGAACCGCCACTGCGGCCAACGGTCGACCGGAAGCCGCTGTTCCCACCCAGCAAAGAACCGCCACCCGGACGGCCGTGACCTGCGCCGACGCGCAGGGGCCCGGAGACACACCGGTACCGACCGGGACGCACCCACGTGACCAGCACCACGCGTGACAGGTCGAGGCGAGTCGGGCACTCTGCTTGCATGGATCACCACCCTCATCCTCTCGGCGGTGGCTCCCCGGCTCCCACGACGGCGACCCCGTCCACGGCACCGGACCTGGAGCTGCTCGACGAGATCCAGCAGCGCGTGCTCTGGCTCGCGACCCGGATCGTCGACTCCGCCAACCACGACCGCGCCACCGGCGACGGCGTCAAGGTCGGCGGACACCAGGCGTCCAGCGCCAGCCTGGTCAGCGCGATGACCGCGCTCTGGTTCGCCCACCTGGACGCGCCGGACCGGGTCAGCGTGAAGCCGCACGCCTCGCCGGTCTTCCACGCCATCCAGTACCTGCTCGGCAACCTGGACCGCTCCTACCTCACCACCCTGCGCGCCCGCGGCGGCCTGCAGTCCTACCCGAGCCGCACCAAGGACCCCGACCCGGTCGACTTCTCCACCGGCTCCGTCGGCCTCGGCCCCGCCGCCCCGCTCTTCGCCGCCGCGACCCGCCGCTATGTGGACGCGCACTTCGGCGAGCGTCCGGCCTCCCGCTTCGTGGCCCTGATGGGCGACGCGGAGCTGGACGAGGGCAACGTGTGGGAGGCGATCGCCGACGACGCCACCAACGGGCTCGGCAAGGTGATGTGGATCGTCGACTTCAACCGCCAGTCCCTGGACCGCGTGGTGCCCGGCGTGCGGATCGCGCAGTGGACGGCGCAGTTCGCCGCTGCCGGCTGGCACGTGGCCGAGGTCAAGTACGGGCGCCGGCTGCGCGCCGCGTTCGCGCGCCCGGGCGGGGAGGCCTTGCGCGCCTGGATCGACGGCATGCCGAACGAGCACTACCAGTCGCTGTTCGGGCTGCCGGAGCAGGACCTGCGCAAGCAGTTCCTCGACGGCGCGCCGCAGGCGGTGGCGGACTTCTGCGCGGAGGTCCCGGACGCCGAGCTCGCGGCGCTGGTGACCGACCTGGGCGGGCACGACCTGGGCTCGCTGCTGGAGGCCTTCGCCGAGTGCGACGCGGTCGCCGACCGGCCCAGCGTCGTCTTCGCCTACACCGTCAAGGGCTGGGGCCTGCCGACGGCGGGCAACCCGCGCAACCACTCCGCACTGCTGACCACCCCTCAGGTGGACGCGCTGCGCGAGGCGCACGGCCTGACCGCGGAGACCGAGTGGGACCCGATCGACGCGGCGAGCGCGGCCGGCCGCCTGGTCGCCGAGCGGGCCCGGCTGCTGACGCGTCCGGCCGCCCCGGCGTTCACCGCTCCGCCCGTGCCGGCGTCCAGCGGGGTGCGGACCGGCAAGCCGCTGTCCACGCAGGAGGCCTTCGGCCGCGTGCTGGCCGAGCTGTCGCGGCAGCCGGAGCTGGCGCCGCTGCTGGTGACCACCGCGCCGGACGTGGCGACCTCCACGAACCTGGCCGGCTTCATCAACCGCACCGGCGTCTTCGCGCCGACCGAGCGCCGCGCCTGGAACAGCGACCCGGTGCTGCGCTGGGCCGAGGGCCCGAGCGGGCAGCACATCGAGC
This genomic interval from Streptacidiphilus rugosus AM-16 contains the following:
- a CDS encoding transketolase-like TK C-terminal-containing protein; this translates as MDHHPHPLGGGSPAPTTATPSTAPDLELLDEIQQRVLWLATRIVDSANHDRATGDGVKVGGHQASSASLVSAMTALWFAHLDAPDRVSVKPHASPVFHAIQYLLGNLDRSYLTTLRARGGLQSYPSRTKDPDPVDFSTGSVGLGPAAPLFAAATRRYVDAHFGERPASRFVALMGDAELDEGNVWEAIADDATNGLGKVMWIVDFNRQSLDRVVPGVRIAQWTAQFAAAGWHVAEVKYGRRLRAAFARPGGEALRAWIDGMPNEHYQSLFGLPEQDLRKQFLDGAPQAVADFCAEVPDAELAALVTDLGGHDLGSLLEAFAECDAVADRPSVVFAYTVKGWGLPTAGNPRNHSALLTTPQVDALREAHGLTAETEWDPIDAASAAGRLVAERARLLTRPAAPAFTAPPVPASSGVRTGKPLSTQEAFGRVLAELSRQPELAPLLVTTAPDVATSTNLAGFINRTGVFAPTERRAWNSDPVLRWAEGPSGQHIELGISEMNLFLLLGQLGLSFDLSGQPLVPVGTVYDPFVLRGLDAFIYAVYSGSRFIVAGTPSGVTLAPEGGAHQSTITPSVGLELPNVVTLEPAFAGALDWLLCDAVGQVARGEGGAHYFRLTTRPLEQSPFDAARERLGETVLRRQVLAGAYRLVDAVEQPGAPVVRLAASGAVLPEVLAAAAELAEEGIAAHVIDVTSQDLLYAEWQRTLRSGYRAARTPDSPGALRAAFGTGRSPLVTVHDAASHSMAWLGGALGVPTVPLGVDAFGQSGTVGDLYELHDLTSGSIVNAALAALSLA
- a CDS encoding MBL fold metallo-hydrolase; the encoded protein is MGLNRAGKIATGVGAAGAAALAWAAREIPVAFGGDPKKGGRGLRLAESPRYRDGVFHNPPGPDRSGDMARPDARGVAREMLFGKQQRKPSRPVPLVRDIAQTAAEDIAVTWFGHSSALVEIEGQRVLLDPVWSERCSPSQSAGPRRLHNPPVELERLPDVDAVLISHDHYDHLDMHTIMALSRLQNAPFVVPLGVGAHLERWGVPLSRIIELDWDETAEVGGLRLVCTSAYHFSGRGFSNNGTLWSSWAILGQERKVFYSGDSGYFDGFARTGEQYGPFDLTLIQIGAYSDHWPDIHMTPEEGLRTHLDVRGELLVPVHWCTFVLGLHDWSEPVERLCEAADAAGVRLAVPRPGERVLAAAPPKLDHWWRAVV
- a CDS encoding ATP-binding protein, producing the protein MHVRGDQPGEAPLGTGTVPAAGAGPGVAGPPVPGVEGVWRFAAPAVDVTVSHARHAVRDLLLAQGVAGPVYEELLDGILLIVSELVTNSVRHAALLSPELVVEIVLSAGWVRLSVEDSHPYRPKALSEDFNRLGGRGLLLVKAITAEAGGACDVDRTSGGGKVVWVELPLPRPRTGR